GCCCAGCGCCGGGCCAATGTCCGCGGGGCCTTCGCAGTCATGGCGCCGGAACAGATCGCCGGCCGCGACGTCGTCCTGGTGGACGACGTCTTCACCACCGGCACCACCGTCTCCGAGTGCGCGCGCGTCCTGCGCCGCGCCGGGGCTTCCAGGGTTTTCGTTGCCACCGTGGCTCGCGTGCTGAAGTCCGAGCCCATGGCGGCAGCATCAAACAATGAGAGCAGGGAGGAGGAAGCGGCGCTGGCCGCGACCGCCTAGGGCTATGCCAGATCGATCGAACCCCGGGAAGGCCAAGCACATCCGTCAGATCCCGCACGTGGTGCCGTCGCCGCCGCACCACGACGGCCGCAACGTGATGCACGCGC
Above is a genomic segment from Terriglobales bacterium containing:
- a CDS encoding phosphoribosyltransferase family protein; protein product: AQRRANVRGAFAVMAPEQIAGRDVVLVDDVFTTGTTVSECARVLRRAGASRVFVATVARVLKSEPMAAASNNESREEEAALAATA